A single window of Senegalia massiliensis DNA harbors:
- a CDS encoding IclR family transcriptional regulator has protein sequence MSNKNLSSIEKSILILNKLSDTPYEYKAQELADILKINKTTIHRILNIFLENDLVIKDNLTKMYRLGPQVYRLGSVYLNNFNFENKVEEILNEISAETKESVGLAIRDREKIISLYEIELYQPMKMNYRPGIFYPINRGCYGKCLMAYYDREKVIKILEKETYEKVAKNTLTTTQEILQEYEKIKKDGYVTSIEESFKYAIGVGIPIFNSKGEVVSCLAVSFLKTDDYMKKIEKLKEILFKYRPKLEKYIP, from the coding sequence ATGAGTAATAAAAATTTATCAAGCATTGAAAAATCTATATTAATACTTAATAAATTAAGCGATACACCATATGAGTATAAAGCACAAGAATTAGCAGATATATTAAAAATAAATAAAACAACTATACACAGAATTTTAAATATTTTTTTAGAGAATGATTTAGTCATAAAAGATAATTTAACTAAGATGTATAGACTAGGTCCTCAAGTATATAGATTAGGTAGTGTATATTTAAATAATTTTAACTTTGAAAATAAAGTAGAAGAGATATTAAATGAAATATCTGCTGAAACAAAAGAATCTGTAGGTTTAGCTATAAGAGATAGAGAAAAAATAATATCACTTTATGAAATTGAATTATATCAACCTATGAAAATGAACTATAGACCAGGAATCTTTTATCCTATAAATCGAGGTTGTTATGGAAAATGTCTTATGGCTTATTATGATAGAGAAAAGGTAATAAAAATATTGGAGAAAGAAACATATGAGAAAGTAGCTAAAAATACACTTACAACTACTCAAGAAATTTTACAAGAGTATGAAAAAATAAAAAAAGATGGTTATGTAACTAGCATAGAAGAAAGCTTTAAATATGCAATAGGAGTAGGCATTCCTATATTTAACTCTAAAGGAGAAGTTGTATCCTGTTTAGCTGTATCTTTTTTAAAAACAGATGACTATATGAAAAAAATAGAAAAATTAAAAGAAATATTATTTAAATATAGACCAAAATTAGAAAAATATATTCCATAA
- the pfkB gene encoding 1-phosphofructokinase — MIGTITLNPAVDRRYNIDILEKNTVKRTEDYMASAGGKGLNVSRVARILGEDVTGFGFLGGNTGDFIRNEISKLGINDSFTSINGTTRTCLNIIDDNNDNIEILEKGPVISKEDKNKFLKELELQLEKLDIIAISGSLPKGVDINIYSDIIKIAKKYNKKVILDTSGDAFLENLKSNPFLVKPNKEELENITGIRLDCEEAIKMAAHKILRKGAENILVSLGSNGMYFFGEEGNFKVDIPKIKIKNTVGSGDSSVAGFAYSFSKGLDIQDILKYANACGMSNAMEKGTGSIDIEKVNELRKKIKVRKI, encoded by the coding sequence ATGATTGGAACAATCACATTAAATCCAGCAGTAGATAGACGATATAATATAGACATTTTAGAAAAAAATACTGTCAAAAGAACAGAAGATTATATGGCTAGTGCTGGAGGTAAAGGCTTAAATGTTTCAAGAGTAGCAAGAATTTTAGGTGAGGATGTAACTGGATTTGGTTTCTTAGGTGGGAATACAGGTGATTTTATAAGAAATGAAATATCAAAATTAGGTATAAATGATAGTTTTACATCTATTAATGGAACAACAAGAACATGTTTAAATATAATTGATGATAATAATGATAATATTGAAATATTAGAAAAAGGTCCAGTTATATCAAAAGAAGATAAAAATAAATTTCTAAAAGAACTTGAACTACAATTAGAGAAATTAGATATTATTGCTATATCAGGTAGCTTACCTAAAGGAGTAGATATAAATATTTATTCTGATATAATTAAAATAGCAAAAAAATATAATAAAAAGGTAATACTTGATACAAGTGGAGATGCATTTTTAGAAAATTTAAAGTCAAATCCATTTTTAGTGAAACCAAATAAAGAAGAATTAGAAAATATAACTGGCATAAGACTAGATTGTGAAGAGGCTATAAAAATGGCAGCCCATAAGATATTAAGAAAAGGTGCAGAAAATATTTTAGTATCACTTGGAAGTAATGGAATGTACTTTTTTGGTGAAGAAGGAAATTTCAAAGTGGATATACCAAAAATAAAAATTAAGAATACAGTAGGTTCAGGTGATAGTTCAGTAGCTGGGTTTGCCTACTCATTTTCAAAAGGTCTTGATATTCAAGATATATTAAAATATGCAAATGCTTGTGGAATGAGTAATGCAATGGAAAAAGGAACAGGTAGTATCGACATAGAAAAAGTAAATGAATTAAGAAAAAAAATAAAAGTAAGAAAAATATAA
- a CDS encoding M20 family metallopeptidase gives MNNIDKVVKDLEKELKNLSKYIYDNPELGYEEYKSSKAHIDILKKHGFDVEENYLDIDTAFKATYDSGKEGATISYLAEYDALPGIGHGCGHNILGTTSTGAGITLSKIIDDIGGKVVVFGTPAEETSGAKVIMAEKGSFEDIDVAMIAHPGDKYEKSGKSLAMEAIQFKYTGRTAHAAASPHEGVNALDAAINTFNNINALREHILPSARIHGIIKEGGEAANIVPDLAIAQFYVRATTKTYLIELVEKVKNCAKGASLAAGTKIEISNYEASYDNMVTNNVLSNLYTKNLKDTGVEEIYEPRESFGSIDAGNVSQVCPAIHPTFDITGREVPGHTREFRDATLTDYAHENMKKTIKALATTGKEIIENKEILEKIKEEFNNTNK, from the coding sequence ATGAATAATATTGATAAAGTAGTAAAAGATTTAGAAAAGGAACTTAAAAATTTGAGTAAATATATATATGATAATCCTGAACTTGGCTATGAAGAATATAAATCTAGTAAGGCTCATATAGATATATTAAAAAAACATGGATTTGATGTAGAAGAAAACTATTTAGATATAGATACAGCATTTAAGGCTACTTATGATAGTGGTAAAGAAGGGGCTACTATTAGTTATTTAGCTGAATATGATGCACTTCCAGGCATAGGTCATGGATGTGGTCATAATATACTTGGAACTACAAGTACTGGAGCTGGAATTACATTAAGTAAAATCATAGATGACATTGGTGGAAAAGTAGTAGTATTTGGGACACCAGCAGAAGAAACTAGTGGTGCTAAAGTAATAATGGCAGAAAAAGGTTCATTTGAGGATATAGATGTAGCCATGATAGCTCACCCAGGAGATAAATATGAAAAAAGTGGAAAAAGTCTAGCCATGGAAGCTATACAATTTAAATATACAGGAAGAACAGCTCATGCTGCAGCTTCTCCTCATGAAGGTGTAAATGCATTAGATGCAGCAATAAATACTTTTAATAATATAAATGCGCTTAGGGAACATATTTTACCATCTGCAAGAATTCATGGAATAATAAAAGAGGGTGGAGAAGCTGCTAATATTGTACCTGATTTAGCTATAGCACAATTTTATGTAAGAGCTACTACTAAAACATATTTAATTGAATTAGTAGAAAAAGTTAAAAACTGTGCTAAAGGAGCATCACTTGCAGCAGGAACAAAAATTGAGATATCAAATTATGAAGCATCTTATGATAATATGGTTACAAATAATGTATTGTCAAATCTATATACAAAAAACTTAAAAGATACTGGTGTAGAAGAAATATATGAGCCTAGAGAAAGCTTTGGTTCTATTGATGCAGGAAATGTAAGTCAAGTATGCCCTGCAATTCATCCAACATTTGATATTACAGGAAGAGAAGTTCCAGGTCATACAAGAGAATTTAGAGATGCTACACTTACAGATTATGCACATGAAAATATGAAGAAAACAATAAAAGCTTTAGCTACAACTGGAAAAGAAATAATTGAAAATAAAGAGATATTAGAAAAGATAAAAGAAGAATTTAACAATACTAACAAATAA
- a CDS encoding M20 family metallo-hydrolase, with protein sequence MRINLGRVVNDIEQLARFNATPGDGLTRLSFTKEDKEAREYIKKEMKKIGLEIYEDGYSNLFGRREGKNSNAQVIMLGSHYDSVINGGKLDGVLGVVAAIEIMRVLDENNIENFYPIEMVAMNDEEGVRFGTGVSNSRAMAGLMKEEELDRAKDKRGVSLRQAMIEFGLTPNLEDAKRDENSIKSFIELHIEQGSVLQNNNKDIGLVETIVGLDRYDIKFKGKAGHAGTTPMNNRKDALVAASKFIISIEKIAKNIGESTVATVGELKLSPNASNVIPGFVEISVDIRSTKEESINNVYNDFKSEIEKIKKELDIDIEVIKTLYTPPVDLSEENIKLMENISEKLGYKYLKMNSGAGHDAMNMAHITPTSLIFVPSENGLSHHPDEFTKPKDFEKGIELMLNTIVELAMRDDNE encoded by the coding sequence ATGAGAATAAATTTAGGTAGAGTAGTTAATGATATTGAACAATTAGCTAGATTTAATGCAACACCAGGAGATGGATTAACAAGACTCTCTTTTACAAAAGAAGATAAAGAAGCTAGAGAATATATAAAAAAAGAAATGAAAAAAATAGGCTTAGAGATATATGAAGATGGTTATTCTAATCTATTTGGTAGAAGAGAAGGAAAAAATTCTAATGCACAAGTTATTATGTTGGGTTCTCATTATGATAGTGTAATAAATGGTGGAAAATTAGATGGAGTATTAGGAGTAGTAGCAGCTATTGAAATCATGAGAGTATTGGATGAAAATAATATAGAAAATTTCTATCCAATAGAAATGGTTGCAATGAATGATGAAGAAGGAGTACGTTTTGGTACTGGAGTATCAAACTCTAGAGCTATGGCAGGACTAATGAAAGAGGAAGAATTAGATAGGGCTAAAGACAAAAGAGGAGTTAGTTTAAGACAAGCAATGATAGAATTTGGCTTAACCCCTAATTTAGAAGATGCAAAAAGGGATGAGAATTCCATAAAATCTTTTATAGAACTTCATATTGAACAAGGATCTGTTTTACAAAATAATAACAAAGATATAGGACTTGTAGAAACAATAGTAGGATTAGATAGATATGATATAAAATTCAAAGGAAAAGCAGGACATGCAGGCACTACTCCTATGAACAATAGAAAAGATGCATTAGTTGCAGCATCAAAATTTATAATTTCTATAGAAAAAATAGCAAAAAATATAGGTGAAAGCACAGTAGCAACTGTTGGTGAACTAAAGTTATCCCCAAATGCTTCTAATGTTATACCTGGTTTTGTAGAAATTTCAGTAGACATTAGATCTACTAAAGAAGAAAGCATTAATAATGTATATAATGACTTTAAAAGTGAAATTGAAAAAATAAAAAAAGAATTAGATATAGATATTGAAGTTATAAAGACACTTTATACGCCTCCAGTAGACTTATCAGAAGAAAATATAAAGCTAATGGAAAATATATCAGAAAAATTGGGATATAAATACTTAAAAATGAATAGTGGTGCAGGGCATGATGCAATGAATATGGCTCATATAACTCCTACATCTTTAATATTTGTACCTAGTGAAAATGGGTTAAGCCACCATCCAGATGAATTTACTAAGCCTAAAGATTTTGAAAAGGGTATTGAACTGATGTTAAATACTATAGTAGAGTTAGCAATGAGGGATGATAATGAGTAA
- a CDS encoding M20 family metallopeptidase, whose protein sequence is MDNKNVDEIKELISEKEVIKIIKELVEIPSYPGIQSQETKVAERIKHIFESENIKAEVQEVVDGRCNVIAKIKGNGIGKNLLLTGHTDTVPPYDMENACQLIEKENKLYGRGTVDMKGPLACMIASMIAIKRSKVELKGDLIFAGVIDEEEGSEGTIDLLKRNLDIDAAIVGEPTSLEICVAHRGLEWIEFDFVGKTVHGGKQEEGINAIVKATNFIQRIEDEVMPKIYSNAHPIIGTSSMNYGTINGGTQPSTVAGNCKLKIDRRWVPKENYQDMLKEYQDILDDMSKKDDKFKCEMKIMKESVMRDGYVHEAMETDTNSQIVKISKGITDKIMDKDTKLTYFPAWTDGGLLSSYGNIETIVFAPGDLESAHSSKEFIDKKQIYPATVIYILIALEYCS, encoded by the coding sequence ATGGATAATAAAAATGTCGATGAAATTAAGGAATTAATTTCAGAAAAAGAAGTTATTAAGATTATCAAAGAATTAGTAGAAATACCAAGTTATCCAGGAATTCAATCACAAGAAACAAAAGTTGCAGAAAGAATTAAACATATTTTTGAATCTGAAAATATTAAAGCAGAAGTTCAAGAAGTAGTAGATGGAAGATGTAATGTTATTGCAAAAATCAAGGGAAATGGTATTGGAAAGAATTTATTATTAACAGGACATACTGATACTGTACCTCCATATGACATGGAAAATGCATGTCAGTTAATAGAAAAAGAAAATAAACTATATGGAAGAGGTACTGTAGATATGAAAGGACCTTTAGCATGTATGATAGCTTCTATGATAGCAATTAAAAGGTCAAAAGTTGAATTAAAAGGTGATTTAATATTTGCAGGAGTAATTGATGAAGAAGAAGGTAGTGAAGGAACTATAGATTTACTTAAAAGAAATTTAGATATAGATGCTGCCATAGTTGGAGAGCCTACAAGTCTAGAAATATGTGTGGCTCATAGAGGACTAGAATGGATTGAGTTTGATTTTGTAGGAAAAACTGTTCATGGTGGAAAACAAGAAGAAGGTATAAATGCAATAGTAAAAGCAACAAATTTTATACAGAGGATAGAAGATGAAGTTATGCCAAAAATATATTCAAACGCTCATCCTATAATAGGTACATCTTCTATGAATTATGGAACTATAAATGGTGGAACTCAGCCAAGTACAGTAGCAGGAAATTGCAAACTCAAAATAGATAGAAGATGGGTACCAAAAGAAAACTACCAAGATATGTTAAAAGAATATCAAGATATTTTAGATGATATGTCTAAAAAAGATGATAAATTTAAATGTGAAATGAAAATAATGAAAGAAAGTGTTATGAGAGATGGTTATGTTCATGAAGCTATGGAAACAGATACAAATAGTCAGATAGTGAAGATATCTAAAGGTATAACAGATAAAATAATGGATAAAGATACAAAATTAACTTATTTCCCAGCATGGACTGATGGAGGATTACTTTCATCATATGGAAATATAGAGACGATTGTATTTGCACCAGGAGATTTGGAATCAGCTCATTCATCCAAGGAATTTATAGACAAAAAGCAAATTTATCCTGCTACAGTTATATATATATTGATAGCCTTGGAATATTGTAGTTAA
- a CDS encoding YfcC family protein, producing the protein MSDVKLDNKKKKFKVPHVYVILLTIILICGVLTYIVPAGEYNMVENQEGREVLDPESFENVERTPVTPFGLLKSVPKGMVETALIIFFIFIVGGSFAVVEATGATEAGLGKVTIMMAGKEKLIIPIIMFVFSLGGAVFGMAEETLPFIPIMVTLSIALGFDSLTGVGMVLAGAGAGFAGAFMNPFTIGVAQGIAGIPLFSGMGYRILAYIVMYLLATSFIFWYAGRVKKNPKKSLMYEADQKREDTLDLDNLMDFTGRHKIVLLVVAATIGLLVFGVVNYGWYIEEISALFLGMAIVVAIIGGLGFNGFAESLIEGMSNLAGGALVVGFARAILVVLTEGQILDTILHSTASLVSGLPSYLAALGMYIFQCFLNFIVPSGSGQAAVSIPILAPLSDLVGVTRQTAVLAYQFGDGISNIFTPTSGYFMAGLALAKVPWDKWAKWILPLILLEYLVAGILVVIANIIGYGPF; encoded by the coding sequence ATGAGTGATGTTAAATTAGATAATAAAAAGAAAAAGTTTAAGGTACCACATGTATATGTAATACTATTAACAATAATTTTAATTTGTGGTGTTCTAACATATATTGTACCAGCTGGTGAATATAATATGGTGGAAAACCAAGAGGGAAGAGAAGTATTAGATCCTGAATCATTTGAAAATGTTGAAAGAACACCAGTAACTCCATTTGGATTGTTAAAATCTGTACCAAAAGGTATGGTTGAAACGGCATTAATAATATTTTTTATTTTCATAGTTGGTGGATCATTTGCAGTTGTAGAAGCAACAGGAGCTACAGAAGCAGGATTAGGTAAAGTAACTATAATGATGGCAGGTAAAGAAAAACTAATAATACCTATAATTATGTTTGTATTTTCACTAGGTGGTGCTGTTTTTGGTATGGCAGAAGAAACACTTCCCTTTATACCTATAATGGTAACACTTTCAATAGCACTTGGATTTGACTCTCTTACAGGAGTAGGAATGGTGCTTGCAGGAGCTGGGGCTGGATTTGCAGGAGCATTTATGAATCCTTTTACTATAGGAGTAGCACAAGGTATAGCTGGAATTCCTTTATTTTCTGGTATGGGATATAGAATATTGGCCTATATTGTGATGTATCTATTAGCTACTTCATTTATTTTTTGGTATGCAGGAAGGGTTAAGAAAAATCCTAAAAAATCATTAATGTATGAAGCAGATCAAAAAAGAGAAGATACTCTAGATTTAGATAATTTAATGGATTTTACAGGAAGGCATAAAATAGTTTTATTAGTAGTAGCAGCAACAATAGGATTATTAGTATTTGGTGTTGTAAATTATGGTTGGTATATAGAAGAAATTTCTGCACTTTTCTTAGGGATGGCTATAGTAGTTGCTATTATAGGAGGACTTGGATTTAATGGCTTTGCAGAAAGTCTAATAGAAGGTATGTCTAATCTAGCAGGAGGAGCTCTAGTTGTTGGATTTGCAAGAGCTATACTTGTCGTACTTACAGAAGGACAAATACTTGATACAATACTACATTCTACAGCTAGTTTAGTATCAGGACTACCATCATATCTTGCAGCATTAGGAATGTATATTTTCCAATGTTTCCTTAACTTTATAGTACCATCAGGTAGTGGTCAGGCAGCAGTTTCTATACCAATTTTAGCTCCTCTTTCAGATTTAGTAGGAGTAACAAGACAAACTGCTGTACTTGCTTATCAATTTGGAGATGGTATTTCTAATATTTTCACACCAACTTCAGGCTATTTTATGGCAGGTCTTGCTTTAGCAAAAGTACCTTGGGACAAATGGGCAAAATGGATATTGCCACTAATATTATTAGAGTATTTAGTTGCAGGAATACTAGTTGTAATAGCTAATATTATTGGTTACGGTCCTTTTTAA
- a CDS encoding HAD family hydrolase produces MIKLIATDMDGTLVQSDGNISDEFSDVFNKLREKGIKFVAASGRQYYKLRENFNDYADDMAFIADNGTMVMYKEEELYSKELNYLQVKEIIKKVENMKDVHLVLSGKRKAYLDTDKKEIIDEIEKYYKEYEIVDDLETIDDEILKIAVYHPENIEGLYNEYFSPHFGNEAKVSVSGEFWLDVYNKDTDKGIALKMIQEKFNIKKEETMAFGDYFNDTPMLKEAKYSYAMENAPEEFKKDANFIAKSNDENGVIEAIKEKINLSKSS; encoded by the coding sequence ATGATAAAACTTATTGCAACAGACATGGATGGAACACTGGTACAAAGTGATGGTAATATCAGTGATGAATTTTCAGATGTTTTTAACAAATTAAGAGAAAAAGGTATAAAATTCGTGGCAGCAAGTGGAAGACAATATTATAAATTAAGAGAAAATTTTAATGACTATGCTGATGATATGGCATTTATTGCAGATAATGGTACTATGGTAATGTACAAAGAGGAAGAATTATATTCTAAAGAATTAAATTACCTTCAAGTAAAAGAAATTATAAAAAAAGTAGAAAATATGAAAGATGTACACCTGGTGCTTTCTGGCAAGAGAAAAGCTTATTTAGATACTGATAAAAAAGAAATAATAGATGAAATAGAGAAATATTATAAAGAGTATGAAATAGTAGATGATTTAGAAACAATTGATGATGAAATATTAAAAATAGCTGTATATCATCCAGAAAATATTGAAGGTTTATATAATGAATATTTTTCACCACATTTTGGTAATGAAGCTAAAGTTTCGGTATCAGGCGAGTTTTGGTTAGATGTATATAACAAAGATACCGACAAAGGTATAGCACTCAAGATGATACAAGAAAAATTTAATATAAAAAAAGAGGAAACAATGGCTTTTGGTGACTATTTTAATGATACTCCAATGCTAAAGGAAGCAAAATATAGTTATGCTATGGAAAATGCTCCAGAGGAGTTCAAAAAGGATGCTAATTTCATAGCAAAATCTAATGATGAAAATGGGGTAATAGAAGCAATTAAAGAAAAAATAAATTTGAGTAAATCTTCCTAA
- the orr gene encoding ornithine racemase Orr, which produces MTKRYPRVEVDLGKITHNTKKMVDICKSIGVEIVGVNKVTCGSVEVANALIDGGIKIIGESRIEALKGLKDIKAEKMLLRLPMISNAANVVKFSDISLNSEIKTIKKLSEESLKIGKKHKIILMIDVGDLREGVFDEEDALKTVEQIIELKGVEFEGLGTNLSCFGGIMPTEENLEKLNRLKTKIEEKFDIKVNTISGGNSSSTHLIQKGRLPNFVNQLRFGTVLMLGTVEVNDTRIDDTFIDAYKLKTEIIELKKKPSKPIGTASVDAFGSVPVFEDKGDMIRAICAIGRQDIDLDWMKPIDENIEILGGSSDHIILDLTHTNNNYDIGDTVEFELNYVAILRAMTSQFIYKDYLK; this is translated from the coding sequence ATGACAAAAAGATATCCAAGAGTTGAAGTGGATTTAGGAAAAATCACTCATAATACAAAGAAAATGGTTGATATTTGTAAATCCATAGGAGTGGAAATAGTAGGAGTGAATAAGGTTACTTGTGGATCAGTTGAAGTTGCAAATGCATTAATAGATGGTGGAATAAAAATAATAGGTGAATCTAGAATAGAAGCATTAAAAGGATTAAAGGATATAAAAGCAGAAAAAATGTTACTTCGTCTTCCTATGATATCTAATGCGGCTAATGTAGTAAAATTCTCAGATATATCCTTAAATTCAGAAATTAAAACTATAAAAAAGTTATCTGAAGAGTCTCTTAAAATAGGAAAAAAACATAAAATAATACTTATGATAGATGTTGGTGATTTAAGAGAAGGAGTTTTTGATGAAGAAGATGCATTAAAAACAGTGGAACAAATAATAGAACTAAAAGGTGTAGAGTTTGAAGGACTTGGTACTAATCTGTCTTGTTTTGGTGGAATAATGCCTACAGAAGAAAATTTAGAAAAATTAAATAGGCTAAAAACAAAAATAGAGGAAAAGTTTGATATAAAAGTTAATACTATATCAGGAGGAAATTCAAGTAGTACACATTTAATTCAAAAAGGAAGATTGCCTAATTTTGTTAATCAACTAAGATTTGGAACAGTTTTAATGCTAGGTACAGTAGAAGTAAATGATACTAGAATAGATGATACATTTATAGATGCATATAAACTTAAAACGGAAATAATAGAACTTAAAAAGAAACCTTCAAAACCCATAGGTACTGCATCAGTAGATGCCTTTGGTAGTGTACCTGTATTTGAAGATAAAGGAGATATGATAAGAGCAATATGTGCAATAGGAAGACAAGATATTGATTTAGATTGGATGAAGCCTATAGATGAAAACATAGAGATATTAGGAGGAAGTAGTGATCATATTATATTAGATTTAACTCATACAAATAATAATTATGATATAGGAGATACAGTAGAATTTGAACTAAATTATGTAGCAATATTAAGAGCTATGACATCACAATTTATATATAAAGATTATTTAAAATAA
- a CDS encoding Tex family protein, producing MDIVLKLAEEFNIRKKQVEDTINLIDEGNTIPFIARYRKEVTGGLSDELLRDLDESLTYLRNLESRKEEVIRLIDEQEKLTDELEKEILSAEKLQRVEDLYRPFKQKRRTRATKAKEKGLEPLADIMLEQEIEVGSIEEVAKEYIDEEKEVNSIQEAIDGAKDIIAEIISDNADFRKYIRGVLYNKSVISSTLSKEDKNSVYEMYYEYNEEVKKIANHRILAINRGEKEGILKINLITPDDIILDYLKRNTIINENSIFKSAIIEAIEDSYKRLISPSIEREIRSILTERAEEEAIKVFAKNTKPLLMIPPVSGVRVMAIDPSFRTGCKIAVLDETGKLLYYTTIYPNEPQNKVEESKKIMKDIIEKYDIDIIPIGNGTASRETEAIISSMLNEIEKKVYYTIVSEAGASVYSASKLGTEEYPDIDVSIRGAISIGRRLQDPLAELVKIDPKSIGVGQYQHDLNQSKLSHSLKSVVEDCVNTVGVDLNTASPSLLNYVAGLSPAVSKNIVKYREEIGRFKNRKEIKKVKRLGGKTFEQCAGFLRISEGDNPLDNTSVHPESYDITMKLINRLGYSKEDIKSGKLKDIKSRIVENGSIEELAEELEVGVPTLEDIVKEIEKPGRDPREDMPKPVFRSDVLKMEDLKPEMVLSGTVRNVVDFGAFIDIGVKQDGLVHISQLSDKYVKNPMDIVSVGDSVKVKVMDVDLQKGRVSLTMKGI from the coding sequence ATGGATATAGTATTAAAACTGGCAGAAGAATTTAATATAAGAAAAAAACAAGTAGAAGACACTATTAATTTAATTGATGAAGGTAATACAATACCTTTTATAGCAAGATATAGAAAAGAAGTAACAGGGGGATTATCTGATGAACTTTTACGTGATTTAGATGAGTCACTTACTTACCTTAGAAATCTTGAATCTAGAAAAGAAGAAGTAATTCGTTTAATAGATGAACAAGAAAAACTTACAGATGAATTAGAAAAAGAAATATTATCTGCAGAAAAATTACAAAGAGTAGAAGATTTATATAGGCCTTTTAAACAAAAAAGAAGAACAAGAGCTACAAAAGCAAAAGAAAAGGGACTTGAACCATTAGCTGACATTATGCTCGAACAAGAAATAGAAGTTGGAAGCATTGAAGAAGTAGCAAAAGAATATATTGATGAAGAAAAAGAAGTAAATTCAATACAAGAGGCAATAGATGGTGCAAAGGATATAATAGCTGAAATTATATCTGATAATGCCGATTTTAGAAAATATATTAGAGGAGTATTGTATAATAAATCTGTAATTTCTTCAACATTATCTAAAGAAGATAAAAACTCAGTATATGAAATGTATTATGAATATAATGAAGAAGTTAAAAAGATAGCAAATCATAGAATACTTGCAATAAACCGTGGAGAAAAAGAAGGTATATTAAAGATAAATCTAATAACTCCAGATGATATAATATTAGACTATTTAAAAAGGAATACTATAATAAATGAAAATAGCATTTTTAAATCCGCTATAATAGAAGCTATAGAAGATTCATATAAAAGGCTTATTTCTCCATCCATAGAAAGAGAAATAAGATCAATACTTACAGAAAGAGCAGAAGAAGAAGCAATAAAAGTATTTGCAAAAAATACAAAGCCACTTCTTATGATACCACCAGTGTCTGGGGTAAGAGTTATGGCTATTGATCCTAGTTTTAGAACAGGATGTAAAATTGCAGTATTAGATGAAACAGGAAAATTATTATACTATACTACTATATATCCAAACGAACCACAAAATAAAGTAGAAGAATCTAAAAAAATAATGAAAGATATAATAGAAAAATATGATATAGATATTATTCCAATTGGGAATGGTACAGCTTCAAGAGAAACTGAAGCTATTATATCCAGCATGTTAAATGAAATAGAAAAAAAGGTATATTATACAATTGTATCAGAAGCAGGAGCCTCAGTATATTCTGCATCTAAACTTGGAACTGAAGAATATCCAGATATAGATGTTTCCATAAGAGGAGCAATAAGTATAGGTAGAAGACTTCAAGATCCTCTTGCAGAATTAGTAAAAATTGATCCGAAAAGCATAGGAGTAGGTCAGTATCAGCATGATTTAAATCAATCTAAACTTTCACATTCTCTTAAATCAGTAGTAGAAGATTGTGTTAATACAGTTGGAGTAGATTTAAATACAGCATCACCTTCACTTCTCAACTATGTTGCTGGTTTATCACCTGCAGTATCTAAAAATATAGTAAAATATAGAGAAGAGATAGGAAGATTTAAAAATAGAAAAGAAATTAAAAAAGTTAAAAGACTTGGTGGAAAAACTTTTGAACAATGTGCAGGATTCCTTAGAATATCAGAAGGAGATAATCCTCTTGATAATACTTCAGTTCATCCTGAAAGTTATGATATAACTATGAAATTAATAAACAGATTAGGTTATTCAAAGGAAGATATAAAAAGTGGAAAACTTAAAGATATAAAATCTAGAATAGTAGAAAATGGATCAATAGAAGAATTGGCAGAAGAACTAGAAGTGGGAGTTCCAACATTAGAAGATATAGTAAAAGAAATAGAAAAGCCAGGACGTGATCCAAGAGAAGATATGCCTAAGCCAGTATTTAGATCAGATGTACTTAAGATGGAAGATTTAAAACCTGAAATGGTATTAAGTGGAACAGTAAGAAATGTAGTAGATTTTGGTGCATTTATAGATATTGGAGTAAAACAAGATGGTTTAGTTCATATATCTCAGTTAAGTGATAAATACGTAAAAAATCCAATGGACATAGTCTCAGTAGGAGATAGTGTAAAAGTAAAAGTTATGGATGTAGATTTACAAAAAGGTAGAGTATCACTTACAATGAAGGGTATTTAA